A genomic region of Trifolium pratense cultivar HEN17-A07 linkage group LG3, ARS_RC_1.1, whole genome shotgun sequence contains the following coding sequences:
- the LOC123917908 gene encoding prohibitin-3, mitochondrial-like — protein sequence MGSNQAAVTILTNVARAAFGLGVAATAVNSSIYTVDGGQRAVLFDRFRGILEQPIGEGTHFLIPWVQKPYIFDIRTRPHTFSSISGTKDLQMVNLTLRVLSRPDTERLPTIVQNLGLEYDEKVLPSIGNEVLKAVVAQFNADQLLTDRPQVSALVRDSLVRRAKDFNILLDDVAITHLSYGAEFSRAVEQKQVAQQEAERSKFVVMKAEQERRAAIIRAEGESEAAKLISEATAIAGNGLIELRRIEASREVASTLAKSPNVSYLPGGQNLLMALNASR from the exons atggGTAGCAATCAAGCAGCAGTAACCATCCTAACCAACGTAGCACGTGCCGCTTTCGGTCTCGGCGTCGCCGCAACCGCCGTGAATTCATCTATCTACACAGTCGACGGTGGCCAACGCGCCGTTCTCTTCGATCGATTCCGCGGTATTCTGGAACAACCAATAGGTGAAGGAACTCATTTCCTAATCCCATGGGTTCAAAAGCCTTACATCTTCGATATTCGAACTCGTCCTCATACATTCTCATCGATCTCTGGTACAAAAGATCTTCAGATGGTGAATCTTACTCTTCGTGTTCTTTCTCGTCCTGATACGGAACGGTTACCTACTATTGTTCAGAATCTTGGTCTTGAATATGATGAGAAAGTTCTTCCGAGTATTGGTAATGAAGTTTTGAAAGCTGTTGTTGCTCAGTTTAATGCTGATCAGCTTCTTACTGATAGGCCTCAGGTTTCTGCTCTTGTTAGAGATAGTCTTGTTAGAAGAGCTAAGGATTTTAATATTCTTCTTGATGATGTTGCTATTACTCATTTGTCTTATGGTGCTGAATTCTCTAg GGCTGTTGAGCAGAAGCAGGTTGCACAACAAGAGGCAGAGAGATCTAAATTTGTTGTGATGAAGGCTGAACAGGAACGTCGCGCTGCAATTATCCGTGCTGAGGGAGAAAGTGAAGCTGCCAAGCTGATTTCTGAAGCTACTGCTATTGCTGGTAATGGGTTGATTGAGCTTAGGAGGATCGAGGCTTCCAGGGAAGTGGCGTCTACTTTGGCCAAGTCTCCTAATGTCTCTTACCTTCCTGGTGGACAGAACCTGCTCATGGCTCTTAATGCTTCACGTTGA
- the LOC123913898 gene encoding ceramide kinase isoform X1 — MEREGNDCDLGGEKSLPTAFLDGKASIFNSTLLLDHVGEVILTLSSDGLSWQSLEPAENDVSYCLGFKYVPKIPNEIKLSDIYAVELIDNSLFHMSNLPRSTEPALLVHDIKIYHFIVHGFIRSNKQPSQWILTEYTFGHKNLQTCEMWVNQLHSCLKLQVERPRNLLVFVHPRSGKSNGCRNWESVAPIFSRAKVETKVIVTERAGQAFDMMSSMTNKELSSYDGVIAVGGDGFFNEILNGFLSPRLKAPYPPTPPDFAHLAKDKGDSLIGGENEILEETSNQSEDQLPLISSPDQSQYRLTNLNSEDKAPEFPVPNQWFRFGIIPSGSTDAIVICTTGTRDPITSALHIVLGKRVHLDIAQVVRWKKTARSEVEPLVRYAASFSGYGFYGDVITESEKYRWMGPKRYDYAGTMVFLRHRSYEAEISYLDVEPEETNLTSKRNRQSSLFRGSKAPRKSERCICRINCEVCNEKPENAATEICSLTPHLYSDKKRWAKTKGRFISVGAAVISCRNEKAPDGLVADAHLSDGFLHLIMIKECPHASYLWHLTQLTRKGGSPLNFKFVEHHKTPAFTFTSSGNESVWNVDGEMFQAHQLSAQVFRGLVCMFATGPEV, encoded by the exons ATGGAGAGAGAAGGAAACGATTGTGATTTGGGAGGTGAAAAATCTCTCCCAACTGCATTTTTGGATGGTAAAGCATCCATTTTTAACTCAACCCTTTTGTTGGATCATGTTGGAGAGGTTATTCTTACCTTATCTTCAGATGGGTTGTCTTGGCAATCGTTGGAGCCGGCGGaaaat GATGTTTCATATTGTTTAGGCTTTAAATATGTTCCCAAGATTCCTAATGAGATCAAACTTTCGGACATATATGCTGTTGAGTTGATCGATAACAGTTTGTTTCATATGTCAAATCTCCCTCGTTCCACTGAACCTGCACTTTTGGTTCATGACATAAAg ATCTACCACTTTATTGTGCATGGTTTTATAAGGAGCAACAAACAACCTTCACAGTGGATCCTCACCGAATATACTTTTGGTCATAAAAATTTGCAAACATGTGAAATGTGGGTAAATCAACTTCATTCATGTTTGAAGCTTCAAGTTGAAAGACCACGAAATCTTCTG GTTTTTGTTCATCCAAGGAGTGGGAAAAGTAATGGCTGTAGAAACTGGGAATCTGTGGCTCCTATATTCTCACGCGCTAAAGTAGAAACAAAG GTGATTGTGACCGAGAGAGCAGGACAAGCATTTGATATGATGTCATCTATGACAAATAAGGAGCTTAGCTCGTATGATGGTGTTATAGCCGTT GGTGGTGATGGATTTTTCAATGAAATCCTTAATGGGTTTCTTTCTCCCAGGCTTAAAGCTCCCTACCCACCAACTCCTCCAGATTTTGCTCATTTGGCTAAAGATAAAGGTGATTCCTTGATTGGCGGTGAGAATGAAATATTAGAAGAGACTTCAAATCAAAGTGAGGACCAGCTTCCTCTGATTTCAAGTCCAGACCAATCTCAGTATAGACTAACAAATTTGA ATTCTGAAGATAAGGCTCCTGAGTTTCCTGTTCCTAATCAATGGTTTAGATTTGGGATCATTCCTTCAGGTTCAACCGATGCCATTGTGATAtg TACAACTGGAACTCGAGATCCTATAACTTCTGCATTGCATATTGTCCTTGGTAAAAGGGTGCACCTTGACATAGCTCAAGTTGTGCGATGGAAAAAAACTGCTAGATCCGAGGTTGAACCTCTTGTGCGCTATGCAGCTTCCTTTTCAGG GTATGGATTTTATGGTGATGTTATCACAGAGAGTGAGAAGTATCGCTGGATGGGTCCCAAACGTTACGATTATGCTGGAACTATGGTATTTTTAAGGCACAG GTCATATGAGGCAGAAATATCATACCTAGATGTTGAACCAGAGGAAACCAATCTGACTTCCAAAAGGAATCGGCAAAGTAGCCTGTTTAGGGGATCAAAAGCTCCACGCAAATCAGAAAGATGTATCTGCCGTATTAATTGTGAAGTTTGTAACGAAAAGCCAGAGAATGCAGCCACTGAAATCTGCAGCCTAACACCTCATTTATATTCAGATAAGAAAAGATGGGCGAAAACCAAAGGACGGTTTATTAGTGTTGGAGCTGCGGTAATCTCTTGTAGAAATGAAAAAGCACCTGATGGTTTGGTTGCTGATGCACACCTTTCAGATGGTTTCCTTCATCTCATAATGATTAAAGAATGTCCTCATGCTTCTTATTTATG GCACCTAACTCAACTTACAAGAAAAGGGGGAAGCCCTTTGAATTTTAAGTTTGTTGAACATCACAAG ACCCCTGCATTTACTTTCACTTCTTCTGGCAATGAGAGTGTATGGAATGTCGATGGTGAGATGTTTCAGGCACACCAACTCTCTGCTCAAGTGTTCCGCGGTCTCGTATGCATGTTTGCAACTGGCCCTGAAGTTTGA
- the LOC123913898 gene encoding ceramide kinase isoform X2: MSNLPRSTEPALLVHDIKIYHFIVHGFIRSNKQPSQWILTEYTFGHKNLQTCEMWVNQLHSCLKLQVERPRNLLVFVHPRSGKSNGCRNWESVAPIFSRAKVETKVIVTERAGQAFDMMSSMTNKELSSYDGVIAVGGDGFFNEILNGFLSPRLKAPYPPTPPDFAHLAKDKGDSLIGGENEILEETSNQSEDQLPLISSPDQSQYRLTNLNSEDKAPEFPVPNQWFRFGIIPSGSTDAIVICTTGTRDPITSALHIVLGKRVHLDIAQVVRWKKTARSEVEPLVRYAASFSGYGFYGDVITESEKYRWMGPKRYDYAGTMVFLRHRSYEAEISYLDVEPEETNLTSKRNRQSSLFRGSKAPRKSERCICRINCEVCNEKPENAATEICSLTPHLYSDKKRWAKTKGRFISVGAAVISCRNEKAPDGLVADAHLSDGFLHLIMIKECPHASYLWHLTQLTRKGGSPLNFKFVEHHKTPAFTFTSSGNESVWNVDGEMFQAHQLSAQVFRGLVCMFATGPEV, translated from the exons ATGTCAAATCTCCCTCGTTCCACTGAACCTGCACTTTTGGTTCATGACATAAAg ATCTACCACTTTATTGTGCATGGTTTTATAAGGAGCAACAAACAACCTTCACAGTGGATCCTCACCGAATATACTTTTGGTCATAAAAATTTGCAAACATGTGAAATGTGGGTAAATCAACTTCATTCATGTTTGAAGCTTCAAGTTGAAAGACCACGAAATCTTCTG GTTTTTGTTCATCCAAGGAGTGGGAAAAGTAATGGCTGTAGAAACTGGGAATCTGTGGCTCCTATATTCTCACGCGCTAAAGTAGAAACAAAG GTGATTGTGACCGAGAGAGCAGGACAAGCATTTGATATGATGTCATCTATGACAAATAAGGAGCTTAGCTCGTATGATGGTGTTATAGCCGTT GGTGGTGATGGATTTTTCAATGAAATCCTTAATGGGTTTCTTTCTCCCAGGCTTAAAGCTCCCTACCCACCAACTCCTCCAGATTTTGCTCATTTGGCTAAAGATAAAGGTGATTCCTTGATTGGCGGTGAGAATGAAATATTAGAAGAGACTTCAAATCAAAGTGAGGACCAGCTTCCTCTGATTTCAAGTCCAGACCAATCTCAGTATAGACTAACAAATTTGA ATTCTGAAGATAAGGCTCCTGAGTTTCCTGTTCCTAATCAATGGTTTAGATTTGGGATCATTCCTTCAGGTTCAACCGATGCCATTGTGATAtg TACAACTGGAACTCGAGATCCTATAACTTCTGCATTGCATATTGTCCTTGGTAAAAGGGTGCACCTTGACATAGCTCAAGTTGTGCGATGGAAAAAAACTGCTAGATCCGAGGTTGAACCTCTTGTGCGCTATGCAGCTTCCTTTTCAGG GTATGGATTTTATGGTGATGTTATCACAGAGAGTGAGAAGTATCGCTGGATGGGTCCCAAACGTTACGATTATGCTGGAACTATGGTATTTTTAAGGCACAG GTCATATGAGGCAGAAATATCATACCTAGATGTTGAACCAGAGGAAACCAATCTGACTTCCAAAAGGAATCGGCAAAGTAGCCTGTTTAGGGGATCAAAAGCTCCACGCAAATCAGAAAGATGTATCTGCCGTATTAATTGTGAAGTTTGTAACGAAAAGCCAGAGAATGCAGCCACTGAAATCTGCAGCCTAACACCTCATTTATATTCAGATAAGAAAAGATGGGCGAAAACCAAAGGACGGTTTATTAGTGTTGGAGCTGCGGTAATCTCTTGTAGAAATGAAAAAGCACCTGATGGTTTGGTTGCTGATGCACACCTTTCAGATGGTTTCCTTCATCTCATAATGATTAAAGAATGTCCTCATGCTTCTTATTTATG GCACCTAACTCAACTTACAAGAAAAGGGGGAAGCCCTTTGAATTTTAAGTTTGTTGAACATCACAAG ACCCCTGCATTTACTTTCACTTCTTCTGGCAATGAGAGTGTATGGAATGTCGATGGTGAGATGTTTCAGGCACACCAACTCTCTGCTCAAGTGTTCCGCGGTCTCGTATGCATGTTTGCAACTGGCCCTGAAGTTTGA
- the LOC123916202 gene encoding U-box domain-containing protein 35-like isoform X1 has protein sequence MDRVQEADENNKTSVVGLAIKGNKKSKYVVQWALDKFVHEGISIFKLIHVRAVINGVPTPMGDVLPISQVRNDVANAFRREVEWQTNQMLLPFKSLCEQRKVRVDVVVIESDDVATAVAEEVSKNVITKLVLGASSSGIFKSKQKGLSAKISVRTPRFCTVYAVSKGKLSIRQSDMQTDGNIVDDTTSETSFSSSSSSNYTSTSQTDFGSVASSAALHSYPLTTRRHKALSSIDQTLLSTSPNLSETNHFRGQSLDLGRKNDAISSDIDHALTQASSGGSISDTESSIYGQNHAKYVPQGTKPPKPNRQENYNLELEKLRLELRHAQGMHAVAQSENIDASQKLNELNKRRLEESMKMKEIVANEEMAEELANQEREKYEAAVREAEYLKHRAGREAAERKEAELKAIHAAKEKEKLEGALSGSTPPYRIFTWDEIVSATSSFSEDLRIGMGAYGVVYKCTLHYTTVAVKVLHSNGNCQSKQFQQELEILSRIHHPNLLLLLGACPDHGCLVYEYMENGNLEDRLLQKNSNDPIPWFDRFRIAWEIASALSFLHSSKPQPIIHRDLKPANILLGHNLVSKIGDVGLSTILNSDDLSAMYKDTAPVGTLSYIDPEYQRSGLISTKSDVYAFGLVILQLLTAKPAIALTHLVETAIDGGNLSDVLDPKAGSWPLQETLDIARLALSCAEMKRKDRPDLKNHVLPMLDRLKHVADEAQAQYSASIVTIKSRAPNHFICPILQDVMDDPCVAADGYTYDRNAIEKWLLKNDKSPMTNMVLPHKHLIPNYTLLSAILEWKTS, from the exons ATGGATAGGGTTCAAGAGGcagatgaaaataataaaacttCAGTTGTTGGTCTAGCAATCAAGGGTAATAAGAAAAGCAAATATGTTGTACAATGGGCACTTGATAAATTTGTTCATGAAGGGATAAGTATCTTCAAGCTAATTCATGTTAGAGCTGTTATAAATGGAGTTCCTACACCAA TGGGAGATGTGCTTCCTATTTCACAAGTACGAAATGATGTAGCAAATGCTTTCAGAAGGGAAGTGGAGTGGCAAACAAATCAAATGCTTCTACCTTTTAAGAGTTTGTGTGAGCAGAGAAAG GTGCGTGTAGATGTTGTAGTGATTGAATCAGATGATGTAGCAACTGCAGTAGCAGAGGAAGTATCTAAGAATGTTATTACCAAACTTGTCCTTGGAGCTTCATCTTCTGGTATATTTAAAAG CAAACAGAAGGGTCTGTCTGCAAAAATATCAGTACGCACTCCAAGATTTTGTACAGTTTATGCTGTTTCGAAAGGAAAATTGTCCATACGGCAGTCAGACATGCAGACTGACGGAAACATTGTAGATGATACCACCAGTGAAACCAGTTTTTCGTCGAGCAGCTCATCGAACTACACTTCCACCTCTCAGACAG ATTTTGGCTCAGTTGCATCATCTGCGGCTTTACATTCCTATCCCTTGACAACACGACGACATAAAGCTCTCTCGAGTATAGATCAGACCCTTCTAAGCACGAGTCCTAATTTAAGTGAAACTAATCATTTTAGAGGCCAGTCTCTAGATCTTGGGAGAAAGAATGATGCTATAAGTTCAGATATTGATCATGCTCTAACCCAGGCCTCTAGTGGCGGAAGCATTTCAGATACTGAATCTTCCATTTACGGTCAAAATCATGCCAAGTATGTGCCACAAGGTACTAAACCTCCAAAACCAAATAGACAG GAAAATTATAACCTTGAGCTGGAAAAGTTGAGACTTGAACTAAGACATGCACAAGGAATGCATGCAGTAGCTCAAAGTGAGAACATTGATGCATCACAAAAG CTGAATGAACTAAACAAGAGAAGATTAGAAGAATCCATGAAAATGAAGGAGATTGTTGCTAACGAGGAGATGGCCGAGGAATTAGCAAATcaagaaagagagaaatatgAAGCTGCAGTAAGAGAAGCCGAATATCTGAAACATCGTGCTGGAAGAGAAGCTGCAGAAAGAAAAGAAGCCGAGTTAAAAGCTATTCATGCTgccaaagagaaagaaaagcTTGAGGGTGCTCTGAGTGGTTCCACACCTCCGTACCGAATCTTTACGTGGGATGAAATAGTTTCAGCTACTTCGTCTTTCTCTGAAGATCTGAGAATCGGAATGGGTGCATATGGAGTAGTGTATAAGTGCACTTTGCATTACACAACTGTTGCTGTTAAAGTTCTTCACTCTAATGGAAACTGCCAAAGCAAGCAATTCCAGCAAGAG TTAGAGATATTGAGCAGAATTCATCATCCAAActtgcttcttcttcttggtGCATGTCCTGATCACGGATGCCTTGTGTACGAATACATGGAAAATGGAAACTTGGAGGACAGACTACTCCAGAAAAACAGTAATGACCCAATCCCATGGTTTGATAGGTTTCGAATAGCTTGGGAAATTGCGTCAGCACTTTCCTTTCTTCACAGCTCGAAGCCGCAACCTATCATCCATCGTGACTTGAAACCGGCAAACATCTTGCTTGGTCATAACCTTGTCAGCAAGATTGGTGATGTCGGTCTTTCTACAATCCTAAATTCAGATGATTTATCTGCCATGTATAAGGACACCGCGCCTGTTGGAACACTCAGCTACATTGATCCTGAGTATCAAAGGAGTGGTTTAATATCTACAAAATCTGATGTTTATGCTTTTGGATTAGTAATCTTACAGTTATTGACAGCAAAACCAGCCATAGCACTTACTCATTTAGTTGAAACAGCTATTGATGGTGGTAATTTATCAGATGTATTGGATCCAAAAGCAGGATCATGGCCACTACAAGAGACACTAGACATAGCTCGGTTAGCATTGAGCTGTGCGGAGATGAAGCGTAAGGATCGACCTGATTTGAAAAATCATGTGCTACCAATGCTAGACAGGTTGAAACATGTTGCTGATGAGGCTCAAGCTCAATATTCTGCTTCAATAGTTACTATAAAATCCAGAGCTCCCAACCATTTTATATGCCCTATACTTCAG GATGTGATGGATGATCCTTGTGTTGCCGCAGATGGATATACATACGATCGCAATGCAATTGAAAAGTGGCTTCTAAAGAATGACAAATCGCCGATGACAAATATGGTTTTACCTCATAAGCATCTAATTCCTAATTATACACTTCTATCTGCAATTTTGGAGTGGAAAACCTCATAA
- the LOC123916202 gene encoding U-box domain-containing protein 35-like isoform X2 encodes MLLPFKSLCEQRKVRVDVVVIESDDVATAVAEEVSKNVITKLVLGASSSGIFKSKQKGLSAKISVRTPRFCTVYAVSKGKLSIRQSDMQTDGNIVDDTTSETSFSSSSSSNYTSTSQTDFGSVASSAALHSYPLTTRRHKALSSIDQTLLSTSPNLSETNHFRGQSLDLGRKNDAISSDIDHALTQASSGGSISDTESSIYGQNHAKYVPQGTKPPKPNRQENYNLELEKLRLELRHAQGMHAVAQSENIDASQKLNELNKRRLEESMKMKEIVANEEMAEELANQEREKYEAAVREAEYLKHRAGREAAERKEAELKAIHAAKEKEKLEGALSGSTPPYRIFTWDEIVSATSSFSEDLRIGMGAYGVVYKCTLHYTTVAVKVLHSNGNCQSKQFQQELEILSRIHHPNLLLLLGACPDHGCLVYEYMENGNLEDRLLQKNSNDPIPWFDRFRIAWEIASALSFLHSSKPQPIIHRDLKPANILLGHNLVSKIGDVGLSTILNSDDLSAMYKDTAPVGTLSYIDPEYQRSGLISTKSDVYAFGLVILQLLTAKPAIALTHLVETAIDGGNLSDVLDPKAGSWPLQETLDIARLALSCAEMKRKDRPDLKNHVLPMLDRLKHVADEAQAQYSASIVTIKSRAPNHFICPILQDVMDDPCVAADGYTYDRNAIEKWLLKNDKSPMTNMVLPHKHLIPNYTLLSAILEWKTS; translated from the exons ATGCTTCTACCTTTTAAGAGTTTGTGTGAGCAGAGAAAG GTGCGTGTAGATGTTGTAGTGATTGAATCAGATGATGTAGCAACTGCAGTAGCAGAGGAAGTATCTAAGAATGTTATTACCAAACTTGTCCTTGGAGCTTCATCTTCTGGTATATTTAAAAG CAAACAGAAGGGTCTGTCTGCAAAAATATCAGTACGCACTCCAAGATTTTGTACAGTTTATGCTGTTTCGAAAGGAAAATTGTCCATACGGCAGTCAGACATGCAGACTGACGGAAACATTGTAGATGATACCACCAGTGAAACCAGTTTTTCGTCGAGCAGCTCATCGAACTACACTTCCACCTCTCAGACAG ATTTTGGCTCAGTTGCATCATCTGCGGCTTTACATTCCTATCCCTTGACAACACGACGACATAAAGCTCTCTCGAGTATAGATCAGACCCTTCTAAGCACGAGTCCTAATTTAAGTGAAACTAATCATTTTAGAGGCCAGTCTCTAGATCTTGGGAGAAAGAATGATGCTATAAGTTCAGATATTGATCATGCTCTAACCCAGGCCTCTAGTGGCGGAAGCATTTCAGATACTGAATCTTCCATTTACGGTCAAAATCATGCCAAGTATGTGCCACAAGGTACTAAACCTCCAAAACCAAATAGACAG GAAAATTATAACCTTGAGCTGGAAAAGTTGAGACTTGAACTAAGACATGCACAAGGAATGCATGCAGTAGCTCAAAGTGAGAACATTGATGCATCACAAAAG CTGAATGAACTAAACAAGAGAAGATTAGAAGAATCCATGAAAATGAAGGAGATTGTTGCTAACGAGGAGATGGCCGAGGAATTAGCAAATcaagaaagagagaaatatgAAGCTGCAGTAAGAGAAGCCGAATATCTGAAACATCGTGCTGGAAGAGAAGCTGCAGAAAGAAAAGAAGCCGAGTTAAAAGCTATTCATGCTgccaaagagaaagaaaagcTTGAGGGTGCTCTGAGTGGTTCCACACCTCCGTACCGAATCTTTACGTGGGATGAAATAGTTTCAGCTACTTCGTCTTTCTCTGAAGATCTGAGAATCGGAATGGGTGCATATGGAGTAGTGTATAAGTGCACTTTGCATTACACAACTGTTGCTGTTAAAGTTCTTCACTCTAATGGAAACTGCCAAAGCAAGCAATTCCAGCAAGAG TTAGAGATATTGAGCAGAATTCATCATCCAAActtgcttcttcttcttggtGCATGTCCTGATCACGGATGCCTTGTGTACGAATACATGGAAAATGGAAACTTGGAGGACAGACTACTCCAGAAAAACAGTAATGACCCAATCCCATGGTTTGATAGGTTTCGAATAGCTTGGGAAATTGCGTCAGCACTTTCCTTTCTTCACAGCTCGAAGCCGCAACCTATCATCCATCGTGACTTGAAACCGGCAAACATCTTGCTTGGTCATAACCTTGTCAGCAAGATTGGTGATGTCGGTCTTTCTACAATCCTAAATTCAGATGATTTATCTGCCATGTATAAGGACACCGCGCCTGTTGGAACACTCAGCTACATTGATCCTGAGTATCAAAGGAGTGGTTTAATATCTACAAAATCTGATGTTTATGCTTTTGGATTAGTAATCTTACAGTTATTGACAGCAAAACCAGCCATAGCACTTACTCATTTAGTTGAAACAGCTATTGATGGTGGTAATTTATCAGATGTATTGGATCCAAAAGCAGGATCATGGCCACTACAAGAGACACTAGACATAGCTCGGTTAGCATTGAGCTGTGCGGAGATGAAGCGTAAGGATCGACCTGATTTGAAAAATCATGTGCTACCAATGCTAGACAGGTTGAAACATGTTGCTGATGAGGCTCAAGCTCAATATTCTGCTTCAATAGTTACTATAAAATCCAGAGCTCCCAACCATTTTATATGCCCTATACTTCAG GATGTGATGGATGATCCTTGTGTTGCCGCAGATGGATATACATACGATCGCAATGCAATTGAAAAGTGGCTTCTAAAGAATGACAAATCGCCGATGACAAATATGGTTTTACCTCATAAGCATCTAATTCCTAATTATACACTTCTATCTGCAATTTTGGAGTGGAAAACCTCATAA